Within the Saccharopolyspora gloriosae genome, the region CCAGACCGGGGCTTCCGACCCGGCACGGTTCCGATGGGCTCCCCAGAGGAACACACGGGGTCCGCACCGAGATTCCGACGCGAACGACGACGAGGTAGATCCGTGCGCACGTACAGCCCTAAGGCCGGCGAGGTGACCCGCGCCTGGCATGTCATCGACGCCGAGGACGTGGTGCTCGGTCGGCTGTCCACCCAGGCCGCCCTGCTGCTGCGCGGCAAGCACAAGCCGACTTACGCCCCGCACCTCGACACCGGCGACTTCGTCGTCATCGTCAACGCTGAGAAGGTGGCGCTGACCGGCAAGAAGCGCGACCAGGCGTTCCACTACCGGCACAGCGGTTTCCCGGGCGGCCTGCGCAAGCAGTCCCTGGGCGAGGTTCTGGACTCGAAGCACCCCGAGCGGGTGCTGGAGAAGGCCATTCAGGGCATGCTGCCGAAGAACAAGCTCGGCCGTGCCATGGGCAAGAAGCTCAAGGTCTACGCAGGCCCGGAGCACCCGCACGAGGCCCAGAACCCGCAGCCGTACCAGATCAACGCGAAGGTCGAGAAGTGACCGAGGGACCCGAGGACCAGCCAGTGACCACTCCTGAGCCGGAAGAGACTCCGGTTATCGAGACCGTCGGCGAAGACGTCGTCGAGAACATCGGCGAGAACTTCGCCGAAACCGCTGAGGCGGACGTCGAGGTCGACGTGGACAACGACGGCGAAGACGCTCCTCAGGAGTTCGCGCCGATCCCGTCCGGCCGCGCCGTGCAGACCGTCGGCCGCCGCAAGGAGGCCATCGTCCGCGTGCGCCTGACCTCCGGCAGCGGTGGGTTCAAGCTCAACGGCAAGGCGCTGGAAGACTACTTCCCGAACAAGGTGCACCAGCAGATCGTGAAGGAACCGCTGGTTCTCGTGGAGCGCGCCGAAGGCTTCGACGTGCACGCGAACCTCAACGGCGGTGGCCCCTCCGGTCAGGCCGGTGCGCTGCGCATGGCCATCGCGCGTGCGCTCATCGAGCTCGAAGCCGATGACCGCCCGGCGCTGAAGAAGGCCGGCATGCTCACCCGCGACCCGCGGGAGAAGGAGCGCAAGAAGTACGGCCTCAAGAAGGCCCGCAAGGCTCCTCAGTACAGCAAGCGCTGACCTTTCGTACGATTCACGGGAGCAGCCGTGGCGTCCGCGCGACGCCGTGGCTGCTCCCGTGGTCTTTTGTATGCCGGGTTCGGGCCTGGCATGGCTCTTGCCGTCGATCCAGGAGGATTCGCTGCACATGTCCCGGCTGTTCGGCACCGACGGAGTGCGTGGCCTCGCGAACTCGGACCTGACGCCGGAACTGGCGTTGTCCGTGGCGGCCGCGGCGGCCCGCGTCCTCTACGACCGGGACGACTCGCGTCGCCGGGTGGCGCTGGTGGGCCGTGATCCGCGGGCCAGCGGCGAGATGCTGGAGGCGGCGGTCACGGCGGGTCTGACCTCGGCGGGCATGGACGTGCTGCGGGTGGGCGTGCTGCCCACTCCCGCGGTGGCCTACCTGGTGGGCGAGCTGGGCGCGGACATCGGCGTGATGATCTCCGCCTCGCACAACCCGATGCCGGACAACGGGATCAAGCTGTTCGCCGCCGGTGGCCACAAGCTCCCGGACGCGGTCGAGGACGAAATCGCCGCGCGGCTCCACGAGGACGTGCAGCGGCCCACCGGATCCCACGTGGGCCGGGTGCGGGACGTGCCGGACTCGGTGCAGCGCTACGTGGATCACCTGCTGGTGGCGACGCCGCAGCGGCTGGACGGCATCCGGGTCGTGGTGGACTGCGCGAACGGCGCGGCCTCCAGCGCGGGACCGGAGGCGTACCGGCGGGCGGGTGCCGATGTGGTGGCGCTGCACGCCGACCCGGACGGGCTCAACATCAACGACGGCGTGGGTTCGACGCACCTGGACAAGGTGCGGGCGGCGGTGCTGGAGCACGGCGCCGACCTGGGCATCGCGCACGACGGTGACGCGGACCGCTGCCTGGCGGTGGACGCGGGCGGTGCGGCCGTCGACGGCGACCAGATCCTCGCGATCCTGGCCGTGGCGATGAAGGAGGCGGGCGAGCTCGCCGACGAGACCTTGGTCGCGACGGTGATGAGCAACCTGGGCCTGCACCTGGCGATGCGCGACCACGGCGTGAAGCTGCGCACCACGAAGGTCGGCGACCGCTACGTGCTGGAGGAACTGCGCGCTGGCGGGTTCTCGCTGGGCGGCGAGCAGTCCGGTCACGTGGTGCTGCCCGGCCACGCCACCACCGGCGACGGCGTGTTGACGGCGTTGCGCCTGATGGGTCGGATGGCCGCGACGGGCGAGCCGCTGGCGACGCTCGCCACCACCATGACCCGGTTGCCGCAGGTTCTGGTGAACGTGCGGGTCGTGGATCGGACGCAAGCGGTCTCGGCGCCGTCGGTGGCCGAAGCGGTCGCCGCGGCGGAGGCCGAGCTGGGCGAGGAGGGGCGCGTGTTGCTGCGCCCGTCCGGTACCGAGCAGCTCGTGCGGGTGATGGTCGAGGCGCCCAGCGAGGACGTCGCGGACCTGATCGCGCGGCGTCTGGCCGAAGTCGTTGCTGCTATCCGGTGATCTTGTGATCTAGGTCTCCCTGGATCGGCCAAAGTGTGAGACTGTGCTCACATGGGTGCCATCGTTGTCGCCGTTCTTGTCGGGCTTGTCGCTATCGGCCTGGTCGCAGCCGTCCTCGTGCTCTCCGCTCTCGGCATCGCCGGGACGAAGGCCCTCAACGCCGTGCACGACGGCGGCCAGTGGTGGGTCAACCGCCGCTCCCGCGGGCAGAGCTGAGCGGGTGGCTGCGATGCGCGGGGAGCGGTTCGCGGATCTGATCGTCATCGTCTTGCTGCCGCTGGCCGGGATTGCGCTGGCGGTGATCCTCACGCTCCTGGTCATCTCGATCTGATCCGAGCCTGGTGGCCGGGGATTCGCCGAGTCCCCGGTGGCACGCGTGTGCCCTCCGATACGTTGGTGCGGATCAAGGGGGACACATGGGGGGAATCATGAACGTGGTCACGTTGTTGATCGCCGTGCTCGCCGGAGGCGGCGCCGGCGCGTTGGCAGCGGCTCTCGTCGTCAAGGCCAAGCTCGGCGGGGGCGTTCCGCAGTACGGTCCGCCGCCCGGATATCCCTCGGGTCCGGGACAGCCGTTCCCGCAGCAGCCGCCGTCCCAGCCGTTCCCGCAGCAGATGCCCCCGCAGCAGCAGATGCCGCAGCAGCCCGGACAGCCCTACCCGCCGCAGGGTCCTTACCCGCCGCGCTGAACCTTCGCGTATGCAAGGAGATCATCGGTTTCGGCCCGTTCGCCGCGCACAGCTGTCAAGGTGAGGAAACCTGGCGTCTGCGCCTGACGTCGCATCGTTGCGACTCGGTGGGGACGTGGAGTGCGAGGAGGGGCAACGATGGCAGGTTTCGGGACGAACTCGGGGGAGTTGGTCGCCGCCGCGAGCAGCATCAGGGGCACGGCGGACCCGGTGCGCGACGAGCACGGCAAGAAGATCGCCGACCTGGGCCTGGGGGCCGGGGACTTCGGCCGGGTTCATGAGCAGGCGTTCGGCGGTTACGAGGAAGCGATGGCCAAGCTGTCGAAGTGCGTCACGTCGATGGCCGATGCGATGGACGACTTCTCCCAGAAGCTGGAGCAGACGGGCCAGGGCTATGACTGGTCCGACGCGGACGCGGCGGAGACCGTCGGCAAGTCGGGGAGCAACTGATGGCCGAGGACGAGGTCCCGTCGGTCGACGAGGTCAAGGCCATCATGGCCAACGGCGACGTCTCCGACGAGGCGAAGCGCAACCTGATGTTGGTCTACCGCAACCGGGGGCACGACCCGGACGGCGAACTCGACCAGTACATGGACAAGTACGACGACAGCGGCTGGCGCGTCGCCGGTGAGGGCTTCACGGCGTGGAACCTGGATGATCACCTCACCGAGTCCTACGAGGAAGCGAAGAAGCAGGCGGACAAGGCCGGGGAGAAGGACCGCGCGCACGACGAGGCGGTCAAGGACGGCCAGGCCACGATCGACGGCACCCAACGCGCGGCCGACAACGGGGAGAAGGGCGGCGCGGGGGCCGACTCCTCGGACGAGCTGCTGGACGCGGGCAACGCCGGACTGCGCTTCTTCCGCGATCTGCTGCCGGTGTACCACCGGATCGGAGCGATCAAGAACGACAGCGCCGGGGTGGGCCAGGTCAAGCAGGCCGAAGATCGTTTTCACGAGCAGCGCGGTATCCGGTTCGCGAAGTTCGCGCGCGGCACCGAGGACCTCAACGCGGCCGAGAAGGGGATGCGCAAGGCCCAGGAGGACATGGCCACGCGGCTCGGTCAGCTGTGGAACGCCTGGAGCGGCGGGGCTTCGGACAGTGCGCAGCAGTTCTTCGCGCAGAAGTTCACTCCCACGGTGAACGATCGTGTCATCAACACGGTGAGCACGGCGGCGCAGAGCACCACCGCGGCGATGAAGGGCCTCGGCGATCTGTGCCGGGAGAAGTCCCGCTACCTGCTGGAGTTGGAGAAGCGGCGCGAGCAGGTCACCTGCGGCAAGAGCACCAAGGACTGGGACACCACGATCGACCTGGCCAACGGCAACCAGGACGACGAGGTGCTGCGCAAGGTGGCCGCGATCTGGGGCATCGAGATCGGCGAGTGCAACTGGGGCGACGTCGACGATCGCACCAAGAACGAAGCGGTCACCAAGGCTCAGAACATGACCGACTCCTTCGCGGAAGCGATGGAGAAGGAGTGGGAGAACTTCGACAAGAAGTGCACCGACACGAAGAACGCCGTTGACGAGACCTGGAAGAAGCTGAACGAGGAACTCGGCAAGGCCGAGGAGAACCCGTTCGGCGATCCCGGTCCGGCGAAGGACGAGTCCGCTCCGCAGGGTCCGGGGCAGCAGAGCCTTGGTCAGGAGGGCGCTGGTGGTCCGTCCGGAGGCTCGCCGGGTGGCTCGCCGGGTGGCTCCCCAGGTGGCTCTCCTGGTGGTTCCCCAGGTGGCTCTCCTGGTGGTTCCCCGGGTGGCTCCCCAGGCGGCTCTCCCGGTGGTTCCCCGGGTGGTTCTCCCGGTGGGGCACCGGCGATGCCGGAGACGCCGGAGATGCCCGAACCCCGAAGATGCCCGAAGCTCCCGAGGTACCGGGGATGCCGCAGCCCGGTTCGGGCGGCCCGGATGCACCGGAGGTCGAGACGGTCGGCGAGGGCGAGAACGCCGTCCAGATCCAGGAACCGGATCAGCAGGGCACCTCGCAGGTCACGATCATCGGCGAGGACGGCAAGCCCAAGACCTACGACGTGCAGTTCGGGCCGGAAGGCGGAATGCCGGGAGTCGGAACGAACCCCACTCCGGGGACCATGCCGGGCCAGCCGGGAATGCCGGGCGTCGGCACCAACCCGACGCCGGGAGCGATGCCCGGCCCCGGGATGCCGGGAACGAACCCGGCGCCCGCGGCGATGCCGGGTGTCCCGGACGGCGCGAACCCGGCCGCTCCCGGCGCTCAGGTTCCGCAGCCGGGAATCCCGGTGGTGCCGGGCGAGGACGGCAAGGCGGTCATCCAAGAGGGCGACCGCACGATCACCTTGGAACGCGCTCCGGACGGCTCCATCACGGTCGACGTGAACAACGGAGCTGGGCAGCCGCCGATCCAGGAGACAGTGGAGTTCGGCGCGGACGATCAGCCGGCTCCTGACGCCCGCCCCGGCGCTCCGGGCGCCGTGCCAGGTGGGCAGCCCGCGTGGCCCGGTGCGGAGCCGCCCGGCCAGGACGCCGCGGGCGCCCCGGTCGGACGCGATCCCGGCGCCTCGTTCGACCCGACGGCGCCGGTGGGGACTCCGCCGCAGGTCGGCGGTTTCGAGGCGCCCGCTTCCGGCGGCACCGAGCCGGTGGTTCCGGCGGCTTCGGCGATGAGCGCGGGTCCCGAGGTCGAGGCGCCCGACGGTCCGGCTCCGACGGCCTCGCAGTCGGCCGGCTTGGCGAGCGCGTTCACCAGCGAAGGCGTGTCCGGTTCGTTCGCGAGCATGTCCGGACAGCTGTTCGCCGGTGACCTGGCAGAACCGCCCGCGCAGCACCCGACGCCGTTCGGCGGTCCGCCGCCGCAGGCGGGCGCCACCGAACTGGCCGCCGCGGACGACGCGGCTCCCGGGAGCTCGCAGGGAGCGACCGGGATGGGCGCCATGTCCGATCCGGCTGCGGCTCAGGGCGGTGGTCAGCAGCAAGCCGGTGGCGGCGCCATGGGCGGCGGCATGATGGGCGGCATGGGCGGCGGCCAGCAGGGCGGCGGTGCCGGTGACCAGGAGCGGACGAACTCCAGCCCGTGGCGCACCCAAGGCCAGTTGTTCGACGACGTGGCGGATGAATCCGGCGCCCGGCATCGGGCCGTGCTCGGTGAGGACCGGCAAGGATGAGCCTGATGCAGGGAAGGACCGCCTGAGATGAGCACCGAGACGCCGCAGGCACGCGCTTTCCGGGAGTCGATGAACCGGCTGGTCGGCGACGATGTGAACCGCAGCCACGAGCTCACCAAGAGTTCCCGGGAGAGCGCGGAGAAGGCCCAGAGCAGCATCCAGAGCACGGTCAGCACCGCGCAGAAGCTCGCGGAGCGGGTCCGCGAGCGCGGTGAGCGGGAGCGCGCGGAGGCCGATCGGGCCTCGGAGATCAACGTCGGCATCGAGGACGACGAGGAAGAGTTCACCGACCCGCCGCCGCACCGGCAGCCCGCGCCGCCGAACCGGTGGCAACCGCCGGAGCAGGACGCGCCTCGGCAACAGCCACCGGCCCAGACCTGGCAGCAGCCGCCGCCGAAGCCCGCTCCGCGCCCGGCCGCCCGGCGTCGGCCGGTATTGGACGACGATGACGACGACTTCTCGAACCAGAGCTGGCTGCGGTGACCTGGGCGATGCCGAGCGCGGCCCCGCTCATCGATACGGGTGGGGCTGCGGCGCGGGGCCTCGGCTGCGCAGCGTGGCGTTGATCGGCGGGACGAACGCGAGTCCGGCGATGAGCGCGCCGAGCACGGCCGGAATCATGAAGCGCGGATCGGCGAGGTCGGCGTCCAGCGAAGTGGTCGACGCGCTGTGCAGTTCGAAGAAGACGTGCAGCAGGAAGCCGAGTACGGCCGTGCCGCCTGCGATGATCGCGAGGATGCGTCCGGCGGCGGTGCGGGTGAAGTAGAGGATCGCCGTGGTCAACGTGGTCAAGCCCGCCAGCACCAGGACGGCCCCGCGCAGCACGGCCAGGGTGTTGTTCAAGCCCGTTTGAGTCTGCCCTTCGAGCACGCCCATCGCGGCGATGCTCTGCATGATCGACACGACGCCTTCCTCCGCGAAGAAGATCCCGAACACGCAGAGCACGACGGCGAAGGCGATCCGCGGGCCGTTCGACGCGGGACGGACCGGCTGCCGCGGAGGACCGCCCGGCGGCGGGAATCCGGGGTGCGCGGGCTGCTGCGGATAGGTCCACTGCGGACGTCCCGGCGCCTGCGGGTAGCCCTGCTGTGCCGGGTAGCCCGGTGGCGGTGGGGCGGCTTGCGGGGGCGGGAACCCGGGAGGTCCCGGCTGCTGGGGTGGCTGTGGCGCGCTCATGCCCGTGATTGTGGCTGACGTGATCACCACGCCGGGCTGTTTTGCCGCGTCAGTGATCGAACCGGTGGTGCCGCCCCGGCAGCGAAGCGGCACCGGGGCCGTTGTCAGGCCGTGAGCTGCTTGGCCGTCCGGGTGTGGTTCTGGTCGATGGTGGCGCCGGAGAAGTCGTTGTCCAGCAGTGCTTCGCCGCGCTTGTCGTTGTTGAGGGTGCGCAGCAGGAACGCGGTGAGCAGCGCGCGGGCGGTGCGCTGGGTGCGGTACTCGGGCTTGCCGTCGAGCACCAGTTCCGTCCAGTGCCTGCCCTCGGTGAACCCGAGGTGGCTGGCCTTGGGCAGGTCGCGCAGCTGCACCGGTCCGCCCCAGGAGGCCGCGATCGGTTCGGCGTTCGCGACGGACGGGGCCAGCAGGTCCTTGCCACCGGTGAGGTGCAGTCCGGGCACCGTGACGCGGTGCGCGGCGGCAAGCGCGGACGGCATCGTCTCGGTCACCGCGAACGTCGCCACCGCACGGATCCGCGGGTCGTCGGCGGCCGCGAGGATGGCGCTGCCGCCGCCCAGCGCATGCCCGGCGGCGGCGAGCTTGTGCTCGTCCACGCTGATCTTGCCGTCGCCGAGGCGCACTCCGGTGCAGATGTCGAGGGCGGTGCGCAGGTCGGAGGCCAGCATCCGGTGCGAGGCCAGCGGTCCGCGCTGAGTACCGGGAGCCGCGGCGACGATGCCCCAGGACGCGAGGTGCCGCAGCAGCCCCGCGTACCGGCGCGGCGATTGCAGCCACCCGTGGCCGAACGCGACGGCGGGCAGGCCGCGGCCGCTGCGCGGGGTGCACACGATGCCGGGCAGGCCGACAAGTGCGAGGTCTCCGTGCAGCACCTCGTGCGGTCCCCGGTGGGCCAGTTCTTCCAACGCCTTCTTGGCATTCCGCGCCATGGTGGGTCACGGTAGCCGACGCGACCGCGGGCTCGCCCACGCGAGGCGTGACGTGGCGGACGCCTCGAGTGAGATTCACCGGTGGTTCCGGGCCGCCGGATCCGGCCCGTTCGGGTGCCGGTGCCGAGTCCGGCTTACCGCGTTCCCCGAGCCGAACCGTGGCTCGGTCCGCTGACCAGCGGCGATGATCGCCCGCAAAACGATCTGCGCGAGTCGGGAGCTCCGTGTCGCACCGTCAGGTGCGCCCGCCCTGCCCGTTCTGAGGGGTTCGGCGGCGGTGGCTACGCTGACTCGGGTGTGCGGCATCGTGGGTTACGTAGGACATCGTCAGGCGCTGGACGTGGTGCTGGACGGGCTCAGGCGGCTGGAGTACCGGGGTTATGACTCGGCGGGCGTCGCGATGCTCGACGGCGCGGGTGGTCTCGCGGTCGAGCGTGCGGCGGGTGCGCTGTCGAACCTGGAGGGCAAACTCGCCGGACAGGACGGCTCCCGGTTCACGGCCACCAGCGGCATGGGCCACACCAGGTGGGCCACGCACGGGGCGCCGACCGACCGCAACGCGCACCCGCATCGGGACGCGGTGGGCAAGGTCGCGGTCGTGCACAACGGCATCATCGAGAACTTCGCCGCGCTGCGCGCCGAGCTCGAGACCGCCGGTGTGGAGATGGCCAGTGAGACCGACACCGAGACCGCGGCGCACCTGGTCGCTGCGGCCTACGCCTCCGGCCCGACCGCGGGCGAGCTGACCGCGAGCGTGTGCGCCGTGGCGCGTCGGCTGGAAGGTGCGTTCACGCTGCTGGTCACGCACGCCGACGAGCCCGACAAGATCGTCGCGGCACGGCGGTCCTCGC harbors:
- the rplM gene encoding 50S ribosomal protein L13, with translation MRTYSPKAGEVTRAWHVIDAEDVVLGRLSTQAALLLRGKHKPTYAPHLDTGDFVVIVNAEKVALTGKKRDQAFHYRHSGFPGGLRKQSLGEVLDSKHPERVLEKAIQGMLPKNKLGRAMGKKLKVYAGPEHPHEAQNPQPYQINAKVEK
- the rpsI gene encoding 30S ribosomal protein S9; the protein is MTTPEPEETPVIETVGEDVVENIGENFAETAEADVEVDVDNDGEDAPQEFAPIPSGRAVQTVGRRKEAIVRVRLTSGSGGFKLNGKALEDYFPNKVHQQIVKEPLVLVERAEGFDVHANLNGGGPSGQAGALRMAIARALIELEADDRPALKKAGMLTRDPREKERKKYGLKKARKAPQYSKR
- the glmM gene encoding phosphoglucosamine mutase, whose product is MSRLFGTDGVRGLANSDLTPELALSVAAAAARVLYDRDDSRRRVALVGRDPRASGEMLEAAVTAGLTSAGMDVLRVGVLPTPAVAYLVGELGADIGVMISASHNPMPDNGIKLFAAGGHKLPDAVEDEIAARLHEDVQRPTGSHVGRVRDVPDSVQRYVDHLLVATPQRLDGIRVVVDCANGAASSAGPEAYRRAGADVVALHADPDGLNINDGVGSTHLDKVRAAVLEHGADLGIAHDGDADRCLAVDAGGAAVDGDQILAILAVAMKEAGELADETLVATVMSNLGLHLAMRDHGVKLRTTKVGDRYVLEELRAGGFSLGGEQSGHVVLPGHATTGDGVLTALRLMGRMAATGEPLATLATTMTRLPQVLVNVRVVDRTQAVSAPSVAEAVAAAEAELGEEGRVLLRPSGTEQLVRVMVEAPSEDVADLIARRLAEVVAAIR
- a CDS encoding dienelactone hydrolase family protein — translated: MARNAKKALEELAHRGPHEVLHGDLALVGLPGIVCTPRSGRGLPAVAFGHGWLQSPRRYAGLLRHLASWGIVAAAPGTQRGPLASHRMLASDLRTALDICTGVRLGDGKISVDEHKLAAAGHALGGGSAILAAADDPRIRAVATFAVTETMPSALAAAHRVTVPGLHLTGGKDLLAPSVANAEPIAASWGGPVQLRDLPKASHLGFTEGRHWTELVLDGKPEYRTQRTARALLTAFLLRTLNNDKRGEALLDNDFSGATIDQNHTRTAKQLTA
- a CDS encoding type VII secretion target, whose amino-acid sequence is MAGFGTNSGELVAAASSIRGTADPVRDEHGKKIADLGLGAGDFGRVHEQAFGGYEEAMAKLSKCVTSMADAMDDFSQKLEQTGQGYDWSDADAAETVGKSGSN